TATTTGCCCTAGTACCTAACTTAATCGCATACTTTTACAGCGATAAAATAGTTTTATCGTCCTATGGTGCAAGAATTGTGACGGAAGAGGAAGCTCCAGAACTCTACAGGATAGTTTCAAGAGTTGCAGAACGTGCAAATATACCAATACCAAGAGTAGCACTTATTAATACGCAAACCCCAAATGCTTTTGCTACTGGAAGAAGTCCAAAAAAAGCAGTTGTAGCAGTTACATTGGGAATTATGGAATTATTAAACGAACAAGAACTTGAAGGAGTTATTGCTCACGAAATAGGACACGTAAAACATAGGGATATACTTACAGGTTCAATTGTAGCTACAATAGCGGGTGCTATTGTTTATATGACGCATATGTTACAATGGGGTCTAATATTTGGCGGTGGACGAGATAATGATAATCCAGGCGGTTTTATGGGTTCCATACTTGCAATAATCGTTGCTCCTATCGCTGCCTCAATTATACAGATGGCCATATCTAGACAGAATGAATATAAAGCAGATGAAGCGGGTGCGTTATATTCCAACCCAGTTTACTTGGCAAATGCACTTAATAAACTAGAAAAAGGGGTAAATGCGTACCCTTTGAAAAATGGTAATCAAGCTACAGCGCATATGTTTATTGTAAACCCATTTAGAGGAAAAGATTTTGCTAGTTTATTCTCGACACACCCTTCTACAGCAGATAGGATAAATAAACTTATGGAAATGGCAGGAAATCCAAAATATTTGCGATAATATAAAAAAAGTTTAAATGTATTTATTTTCTTTTTTATTTATTATTTCGGTTATTTCTTTTATTTTTTATTTTTTATTTTCTTTTTTTATTTTCGTTTTTTACTTTTAATATTAGGGGTCATTAATTTAAAATTATTCCTAAATATTATTAATTTTAAATAACGTTTAAATAAGTGTATTACAATTTTGTATATGTGAACTATAGATATAGATTTAAATAATTAAATAAACAATTTATTAATGATAATATTATGTCATAATATGATTAAAACTTATAATTATTGTCAAAATAGGGATTAAAATGGATAAAAACGAATTAGGACTTAGTATTGAAACAGATGTAAATAATAAAAATATTCAATCGATTCTTAATATTATTAAGGAAGATAAAGGTTGTACCTCATATATTCATGAATTTAAAACAGAATATGGCAAGGAATTAATTCATTTAGAAGCTGAAAATTTAAAAGATATTGAAAAAACAGTCTCTAAAATAAATAATTTGGAATTTGTTCATAATGTTGAAGTCCATGATACAATGGATAAAATATTTGGT
The window above is part of the Methanococcus voltae PS genome. Proteins encoded here:
- a CDS encoding zinc metalloprotease HtpX encodes the protein MLNTAKLLILMAGLTGLLYAVCSLFNIPPIFALLFALVPNLIAYFYSDKIVLSSYGARIVTEEEAPELYRIVSRVAERANIPIPRVALINTQTPNAFATGRSPKKAVVAVTLGIMELLNEQELEGVIAHEIGHVKHRDILTGSIVATIAGAIVYMTHMLQWGLIFGGGRDNDNPGGFMGSILAIIVAPIAASIIQMAISRQNEYKADEAGALYSNPVYLANALNKLEKGVNAYPLKNGNQATAHMFIVNPFRGKDFASLFSTHPSTADRINKLMEMAGNPKYLR